The sequence below is a genomic window from Vicinamibacterales bacterium.
CAGCTGGAAACGGGACGGATCAAGGTGAACCCGGACGGGTCGGCCGGCGGCCACAACGGGTTGAAGTCGGTGATTGGATCGCTCGGCAGCCTGCAGTTTGCGAGGTTGCGCATCGGCGTGGGGCGGGGCGACCGCCGGCGGGATCTCGCCGACCACGTGCTCGCGAGATTCGACGCCGACGAGCGGAACACGATTGACGACGCGATGACAACGGCAGTGGAGGCCGTCGAACTGTTCGTGGCGGAAGGCCTGTCCGCCTCGATGAGCCGGTTCAACCGGAAGCCGGAGACCGGCAGCGGTACGCAGGCAGCGGAAAACGGGAACGAAGACAACTAACCCTTGTCTCCTTGGAACCGCGAGATTTGGAAATCCAGAGGATTTTCACATCTGAGGGTTCCCGCTCAGTCCAGAAGGAGAGTCATGAGTCAGAACAGACAGTACGAGCTCGTCTACATCGTGTCGCCAGACGCGAGCGAGCAGGCGATCGCCGATCTGCACACGCAGGTCGAGCAGATCGTGCAGCGCTTCACCGGCACCCTCGACAAGACCGAGAACTGGGGGCGGCGCAAGCTGGCCTACGAGATCGGTAAGGCACGCGAGGGCACCTACGTGGTCGAGACGATCACCGGCTCAGGCGAGATGATTAAGGAGATCGACCGGCGGCTGCGCGTCACCGACGCGATCATCCGTCACTTGACCGTCCGCATCGACGACGCGATCCGGGTCGCCGACCGGCTGCGCGACCAGCGCAAGACGACGCAGGCGCGCCGCCGCACCGCGCGCGGGCTGCCGCCGGAGCCGTCGCCGAGCGAACGGCGCGGCGACCGCGACATGGATGACACCGACGATTTGGGCATTGAAGGGGCGGAGGTCCAGCGATGAGCGAGGAACGCGGGGGCCGCGGCCGCGGCGGCAAGAAGGACGACAAGGGCAAGGGAGAAGGGCGGCCGCGCGGCGGCGGATTCTTCCGACGCCGGCGTGTCTGCAAGTTCTGCGCGGAGAAGATCGACTACGTCAACTACAAGGACGTCCGCCTGCTGAGCCCGTTCATTCCAGAGCGCGGCAAGATCCAGCCACGTCGGATCTCCGGCACCTGCGCCAAGCACCAGCGCGCGCTGCAGACGGCGATCTCGCGGGCGCGCCAGCTGGCGCTGATCCCCTACGTGACCGACTAGGGCGCAAGAGGTTCAGACCATGGAAGTGATTCTCAGAGAACACGTGGAACACCTCGGCAGCCGCGGCGACGTCGTCAAGGTCGCCGCGGGCTATGCCCGTAACTACCTGCTGCCGCGCAAGCTGGCGCTGGCGGTGACCAACAACAACAAGCGCCAGATCGAGCGTGAGAAGAAGCTCGCCGAAGCGCGCGACGCGGAAGAGCGTTCGCAAGCCGAGGCCATCGCG
It includes:
- the pth gene encoding aminoacyl-tRNA hydrolase → MKLIVGLGNPGAKYDGTRHNVGFAVVDRLAARHGAAWEAAPRGIEGLAARWRAADVVLAKPLTFMNLSGPAIVGLLQFFKIEVADLLVIVDEVQLETGRIKVNPDGSAGGHNGLKSVIGSLGSLQFARLRIGVGRGDRRRDLADHVLARFDADERNTIDDAMTTAVEAVELFVAEGLSASMSRFNRKPETGSGTQAAENGNEDN
- the rpsF gene encoding 30S ribosomal protein S6, with product MSQNRQYELVYIVSPDASEQAIADLHTQVEQIVQRFTGTLDKTENWGRRKLAYEIGKAREGTYVVETITGSGEMIKEIDRRLRVTDAIIRHLTVRIDDAIRVADRLRDQRKTTQARRRTARGLPPEPSPSERRGDRDMDDTDDLGIEGAEVQR
- the rpsR gene encoding 30S ribosomal protein S18; this translates as MSEERGGRGRGGKKDDKGKGEGRPRGGGFFRRRRVCKFCAEKIDYVNYKDVRLLSPFIPERGKIQPRRISGTCAKHQRALQTAISRARQLALIPYVTD